A part of Onthophagus taurus isolate NC chromosome 7, IU_Otau_3.0, whole genome shotgun sequence genomic DNA contains:
- the LOC139430689 gene encoding large ribosomal subunit protein eL29-like, with protein MAKSKNYTNHNQTKKAHRNGIKKPKKFRHESTLGVDIKFLRNQKFCKRHNLSTQRQIKKRIQRKEERAAKLNGL; from the coding sequence ATGGCAAAGTCAAAGAATTACACTAATCATAACCAAACGAAGAAAGCTCATCGTAATGGTATTAAAAAGCCGAAGAAATTTCGACACGAATCAACTTTAGGtgttgatataaaatttctaCGGAATCAAAAATTCTGTAAACGTCATAATTTGAGTACGCAGCGccaaattaaaaagagaattcAACGTAAAGAAGAACGTGCAGCAAAATTAAATGGtttataa